The Candidatus Deferrimicrobiaceae bacterium genome includes a window with the following:
- the fusA gene encoding elongation factor G, producing MARTTPLEKTRNIGIMAHIDAGKTTTTERVLYYTGVSHKMGEVHEGTATMDWMEQEQERGITITSAATTCFWREHRINIIDTPGHVDFTIEVERSLRVLDGCVAVFCAVGGVEPQSETVWRQADKYRVPRLAMINKMDRTGADFDRVIRMLRERLGSNPVPIQLPFGKEEGFRGIIDLVRMKAVVWDEDILGARYRHEPIPGDMEEAVASARERLRESLADVNDSLLEKYLAGKEIEVAELQSAIREATIGLRMVPVLCGTAFRNKGIQPFLDAILDYLPSPLDVPPMEGIDPRDGSVAVRKVGDDEPFSALAFKIMTDPFVGQLTFLRVYSGTLSSGDQVYNSTRQRKERIGRILKMHANKREEIKAVYAGDIAACVGLKNAFTGDTLCAPDQEIVLESISAPDPVISIAIEPKTKADQEKLGLSLQKLALEDPSFRVKVDEETGQTLISGMGELHLEIIVDRLLREFKVAASVGRPQVAYRETVTRAAKHEGRYVRQTGGRGQYGHVWISVEPNQAGKGFEFVNKIVGGVVPKEYIPAVGKGVREAAETGVVAGYPVVDTVVTLLDGSYHDVDSSEMAFKIAGSMAFKAACQIAHPVLLEPVMAVEVVTPEEFMGDVIGDLSARRGRIQKIDVRGNTQVIDSHVPLSEMFGYATDMRSKTQGRATYTMQFDHYEPAPISVSEEVVAKVKGA from the coding sequence GTGGCAAGAACCACCCCACTGGAAAAAACCCGGAACATCGGGATCATGGCCCACATAGACGCGGGGAAGACCACCACCACGGAGCGGGTCCTGTACTACACGGGCGTCTCCCACAAGATGGGGGAGGTGCACGAGGGGACCGCGACCATGGACTGGATGGAGCAGGAGCAGGAACGGGGGATCACGATCACTTCCGCGGCCACCACCTGCTTCTGGAGGGAACACCGGATCAACATCATCGACACGCCGGGGCACGTGGACTTCACCATCGAGGTGGAGCGTTCCCTCCGCGTTCTCGACGGCTGCGTCGCGGTGTTCTGCGCCGTGGGCGGGGTGGAGCCCCAGTCGGAAACGGTTTGGCGGCAGGCGGACAAGTACCGCGTTCCGCGCCTCGCCATGATCAACAAGATGGACCGCACGGGGGCGGATTTCGATCGCGTCATCCGCATGTTGAGGGAACGTCTCGGGTCGAACCCCGTCCCGATCCAGCTTCCGTTCGGGAAGGAGGAGGGGTTCCGGGGGATCATCGACCTGGTGCGGATGAAAGCCGTCGTATGGGATGAAGACATTCTCGGGGCCAGATACCGGCACGAGCCCATTCCCGGCGACATGGAGGAAGCCGTCGCTTCCGCGAGGGAACGGCTTCGGGAATCCCTGGCGGACGTCAACGACTCGCTGCTCGAGAAGTACCTGGCCGGCAAGGAGATCGAGGTGGCCGAACTGCAATCCGCGATCCGCGAGGCCACCATCGGCCTGAGGATGGTTCCCGTGCTGTGCGGAACCGCTTTCCGGAACAAGGGGATCCAGCCTTTTCTCGACGCCATCCTGGATTACCTTCCTTCCCCCCTCGACGTGCCTCCCATGGAAGGCATCGACCCGCGGGACGGGTCGGTCGCCGTCCGTAAGGTCGGAGACGACGAGCCGTTCTCCGCCCTCGCTTTCAAGATCATGACGGATCCGTTCGTCGGGCAGCTCACCTTCCTCCGTGTCTATTCCGGGACCCTTTCCTCGGGCGATCAGGTGTACAACTCGACGAGACAGAGAAAGGAGCGGATCGGCCGCATCCTCAAGATGCACGCGAACAAGAGGGAGGAGATCAAGGCGGTCTACGCGGGGGACATCGCGGCATGCGTCGGCCTGAAAAACGCGTTTACCGGAGACACCCTGTGCGCCCCGGACCAGGAAATCGTCCTCGAGTCCATCTCCGCCCCCGACCCCGTGATCTCCATCGCGATCGAGCCGAAGACGAAAGCCGACCAGGAGAAGCTGGGACTGTCCCTCCAGAAGCTTGCCCTCGAGGACCCCTCCTTCCGGGTCAAGGTGGACGAGGAGACGGGACAGACGCTGATCTCCGGCATGGGGGAGCTGCACCTGGAAATCATCGTGGACCGGCTGTTGCGGGAGTTCAAGGTGGCGGCCAGCGTGGGACGTCCCCAGGTCGCTTACCGGGAGACGGTCACGCGAGCGGCGAAGCACGAAGGGCGGTATGTCCGCCAGACGGGGGGCAGGGGACAGTACGGTCACGTCTGGATCTCCGTGGAGCCGAACCAGGCGGGCAAGGGATTCGAATTCGTCAACAAGATCGTGGGGGGAGTCGTCCCGAAGGAATACATCCCCGCCGTGGGAAAAGGCGTGCGGGAAGCGGCGGAGACGGGTGTCGTGGCGGGGTATCCCGTGGTCGACACGGTCGTCACGCTCCTCGACGGGTCCTATCACGATGTGGACTCTTCCGAGATGGCGTTCAAGATCGCGGGTTCCATGGCGTTCAAGGCGGCGTGCCAGATCGCGCACCCCGTCCTTCTGGAACCGGTGATGGCGGTTGAGGTGGTGACCCCGGAGGAGTTCATGGGGGATGTCATCGGGGACCTGAGCGCCCGCCGCGGGCGGATCCAGAAGATCGATGTGCGCGGAAACACCCAGGTGATCGACTCCCATGTGCCCCTCTCCGAGATGTTCGGGTACGCCACCGATATGCGGTCGAAGACACAGGGGAGAGCGACCTACACCATGCAGTTTGACCATTACGAGCCAGCCCCGATCTCCGTAAGCGAGGAAGTCGTCGCGAAGGTGAAGGGCGCCTGA
- the rpsG gene encoding 30S ribosomal protein S7: MPRRGFVSRRVVGMDPVYGDALVARMITGVMRKGKKTVAENIVYGSMEIIKEKTKEDPVNVIKKAVENTKPVLEVKSRRVGGATYQVPVEIRTERRLALSLRWMINFAKERSEKTMVERLSGEILDAFNNRGLTVKKKEDTHKMAEANKAFAHYRW; encoded by the coding sequence ATGCCCAGGCGAGGATTTGTGTCCAGGCGGGTGGTAGGGATGGACCCGGTCTATGGCGATGCTCTTGTCGCGAGGATGATCACCGGGGTCATGCGGAAGGGAAAGAAAACCGTCGCGGAAAATATCGTCTACGGATCGATGGAGATCATCAAGGAGAAGACGAAGGAAGATCCGGTCAACGTGATCAAGAAGGCGGTGGAAAACACCAAGCCCGTCCTCGAGGTCAAGTCCCGCCGCGTGGGCGGGGCGACCTACCAGGTTCCGGTGGAGATCCGCACCGAGAGGCGTCTCGCGCTCTCGCTCCGTTGGATGATCAACTTCGCGAAGGAGCGTTCCGAGAAAACGATGGTCGAACGCCTGTCGGGGGAAATCCTGGACGCCTTCAACAACCGCGGTCTGACCGTCAAGAAGAAGGAAGACACCCACAAGATGGCCGAGGCCAATAAGGCCTTCGCCCATTACCGCTGGTAA
- the rpsL gene encoding 30S ribosomal protein S12, which yields MPTINQLVRKGRRAVVDRSDSPALERCPQKRGVCLRVYTTTPKKPNSALRKVARVRLTNGIEVTVYIPGEGHNLQEHSVVLIRGGRVKDLPGVRYHIIRGKLDSVGVQDRRKSRSKYGAKRPK from the coding sequence ATGCCCACGATCAACCAGTTGGTCCGGAAAGGGCGCAGGGCGGTCGTGGACCGAAGCGACTCGCCCGCGCTGGAACGGTGTCCCCAGAAGCGGGGGGTATGCCTCCGGGTGTACACCACGACCCCGAAGAAGCCCAATTCGGCGCTGCGAAAAGTGGCCCGGGTTCGGCTCACGAACGGGATCGAGGTCACTGTCTATATCCCGGGCGAGGGGCACAACCTCCAGGAGCACTCCGTCGTGTTGATCCGGGGGGGCAGGGTCAAGGACCTCCCCGGAGTGCGGTATCACATCATACGTGGAAAGCTGGATTCCGTTGGTGTCCAGGACAGACGGAAGTCGCGGTCGAAGTACGGAGCAAAGCGACCCAAATAG
- the rpoC gene encoding DNA-directed RNA polymerase subunit beta' — MEDLFTRFEKPKDPLFFSGIRISIAAPDQIRKWSHGEVKKPETLNYRTFKPERDGLFCAKIFGPIKDYECNCGKYKRMKHRGIVCEKCGVEVIQSKVRRERMGHIELASPVAHIWFLKSLPSRIATILDMPMKEIEAVIYFEKFIVIDPGKTDLEKLEVLSEAKYREKREEFGDAFNAGLGAEAILTLLAELNLDKLSEELRRDMGETASEAKKKKISKRLRIVEAFRDSGQRPEWMVMGVIPVLPPDLRPLVPLDGGRFATSDLNDLYRRVINRNNRLKRLLDLSAPEIIIRNEKRMLQESVDALFDNGRRGKLITGSNKRPLKSLSDMLKGKGGRFRQNLLGKRVDYSGRSVIVVGPELKLHQCGLPKKMALELFKPFIFNKLEEGGYATTIKAAKKMVEKEKREVWDALDEVIRQLPVMLNRAPTLHRLGIQAFEPVLIEGKAIQLHPLVCTAFNADFDGDQMAVHVPLSIEAQMEARVLMMSTNNILSPAHGKPVISPTQDIVLGIYYLTRPREGLKGEGRRFSSLDEVRIAFDAGEIKVQTKIQVRVNGKILESTTGRVLLYEVVPPEVPFDQVNRVMKKKDLAELIDVTYRVCGQKATVILSDQLKTLGYSYATLSGISICMNDMKIPSNKKALLEKATSEVEAVVEEHQGGLITNGERYNKVVDIWSAATEQIASEMLREMGTETIKTRDGKERKVPSFNPIYMMADSGARGSDKQMRQLAGMRGLMAKPSGEIIETPITSNFREGLSVGQYFISTHGARKGLADTALKTANSGYLTRRLVDVAQDCIIIEDDCQTLDGIPVRALVEGGEIIDRLSDRILGRVALEDLYDGDENLLVSANEEVTEDVARQIEMSGMDEVKIRSALTCESKRGVCALCYGRDLARGKMVTIGEAIGIIAAQSIGEPGTQLTMRTFHIGGTASRFVEQSYTQAKNPGKIKFQGLTVMKNRDGKNVAMNRNGFLIVLDENNREREKYPITYGASLLVKSGEKVKEGQRLAEWDPYNIPILTEVTGIIKFGDIIEGITMREQLDEVTGRSTRVIIESRDPDARPRISIKDEKNRTLKLPGSSSDARYLLPIGSNIFVEEGQNLVAGDIIAKIPRETTKTKDITGGLPRVAELFEARKPKEFAVISEIDGVVRLGKDFKGKRKIQVVPDIGEAREYTIPRGKHITVHDGERIRAGESLMDGSPNPHDILRVQGDKELARFLVDEIQEVYRLQGVRINDKHIEVIVRQMLRRVKISDPGDTNFLVGQSVEKWVFKEENERNKGKGGTPAKADPQLLGITKASLSTESWISAASFQETTKILTDAAVHGRVDSLSGLKENVIMGRLIPAGTGGLLYRMLDMEADPSLPSEIKEETPEEVMEEEEETG; from the coding sequence TTGGAAGACCTTTTCACAAGATTCGAGAAGCCGAAGGACCCGTTGTTCTTCTCGGGGATCCGCATTTCCATCGCCGCGCCGGACCAGATCCGCAAGTGGTCCCACGGCGAAGTGAAGAAACCGGAAACTCTCAACTACCGGACGTTCAAACCGGAACGGGACGGTCTGTTCTGCGCGAAGATCTTCGGTCCGATCAAGGACTACGAGTGCAACTGCGGCAAGTACAAGCGGATGAAACACCGGGGGATCGTCTGCGAGAAATGCGGGGTCGAGGTGATCCAGTCCAAGGTGCGAAGGGAGAGGATGGGGCATATCGAGCTTGCCTCCCCCGTCGCCCACATCTGGTTCCTGAAGAGCCTGCCCAGCCGCATCGCCACCATCCTCGACATGCCGATGAAGGAGATCGAGGCGGTCATCTACTTCGAGAAGTTCATCGTCATCGACCCCGGAAAGACGGATCTGGAGAAGCTCGAGGTGCTCTCGGAGGCGAAATACCGGGAGAAGAGGGAGGAGTTCGGTGACGCCTTCAATGCGGGACTGGGCGCGGAGGCGATCCTGACCCTGCTGGCGGAGTTGAACCTGGACAAGCTCTCCGAGGAGCTCCGCCGGGATATGGGGGAGACCGCCTCGGAGGCCAAGAAGAAGAAGATCTCGAAGCGCCTGCGCATCGTGGAGGCGTTCCGGGACAGCGGACAGCGTCCGGAATGGATGGTCATGGGCGTCATTCCCGTGCTTCCGCCGGACCTTCGTCCCCTGGTCCCCCTGGACGGCGGACGGTTCGCCACATCGGACCTGAACGACCTGTACCGTCGTGTGATCAACCGGAACAACCGTCTGAAACGGCTGCTCGATCTTTCCGCGCCGGAGATCATCATCCGGAACGAGAAGCGGATGCTGCAGGAATCCGTGGATGCCCTGTTCGACAACGGACGGCGAGGGAAGCTCATCACCGGGTCCAACAAGCGGCCTCTCAAATCCCTCTCCGACATGCTGAAGGGGAAGGGAGGACGTTTCCGCCAGAACCTGCTCGGAAAACGGGTCGATTACTCCGGCCGCTCGGTGATCGTCGTCGGGCCGGAGCTCAAATTGCACCAGTGCGGCCTGCCCAAGAAGATGGCCCTCGAGCTGTTCAAGCCGTTCATCTTCAACAAGCTCGAGGAAGGCGGCTACGCGACCACCATCAAGGCGGCCAAGAAGATGGTAGAGAAGGAGAAGCGCGAGGTCTGGGACGCGCTGGACGAGGTCATTCGGCAGCTCCCGGTGATGCTCAACCGCGCTCCGACGCTTCACCGGCTGGGGATCCAGGCGTTCGAACCGGTATTGATCGAGGGAAAGGCGATCCAGCTGCATCCCCTCGTGTGCACCGCCTTCAACGCGGACTTCGACGGCGACCAGATGGCGGTCCACGTCCCTCTCTCCATCGAAGCCCAGATGGAGGCGAGAGTGCTCATGATGTCCACGAACAACATCCTCTCGCCCGCGCACGGCAAGCCCGTGATCAGCCCCACGCAGGACATCGTCCTCGGGATCTACTACCTCACGCGCCCGCGCGAGGGGCTCAAGGGGGAGGGGAGGCGGTTCTCCAGCCTGGACGAGGTGCGCATCGCCTTCGACGCGGGAGAGATCAAGGTGCAGACCAAGATCCAGGTCCGCGTAAACGGAAAAATCCTGGAATCCACGACGGGCCGGGTCCTCCTCTACGAAGTGGTGCCCCCCGAGGTGCCCTTCGACCAGGTCAACCGGGTGATGAAAAAGAAGGACCTCGCCGAGCTCATCGATGTTACGTACCGCGTGTGCGGGCAGAAGGCGACCGTCATCCTGTCCGACCAACTCAAGACGCTCGGCTACTCCTACGCCACCCTGTCGGGAATCTCGATCTGCATGAACGACATGAAGATCCCGAGCAACAAGAAAGCGCTTCTGGAAAAAGCGACCTCCGAGGTGGAGGCCGTGGTGGAGGAGCACCAGGGAGGACTCATCACCAACGGCGAGCGGTACAACAAGGTGGTCGACATCTGGTCCGCGGCCACCGAGCAGATCGCGTCGGAAATGCTTCGCGAGATGGGAACGGAGACGATCAAGACGCGCGACGGAAAGGAACGGAAAGTCCCGAGCTTCAACCCCATCTATATGATGGCGGACTCGGGAGCTCGGGGATCCGACAAGCAGATGCGCCAGCTCGCCGGGATGCGGGGACTGATGGCCAAGCCTTCGGGGGAGATCATCGAGACGCCGATCACCTCGAACTTCCGTGAGGGGCTGTCGGTCGGGCAGTACTTCATCTCCACCCACGGAGCCAGGAAAGGTCTCGCCGACACCGCCCTCAAGACGGCGAACTCCGGGTATCTCACCCGGAGGCTGGTGGACGTGGCCCAGGACTGCATCATCATCGAGGACGACTGTCAGACGCTCGACGGGATCCCCGTCCGCGCCCTCGTGGAAGGCGGGGAAATCATCGACCGGTTGTCCGACCGCATCCTCGGAAGGGTGGCGCTCGAGGACCTGTACGACGGGGACGAGAACCTCCTCGTCTCCGCCAACGAGGAGGTAACGGAGGATGTGGCCCGACAGATCGAGATGTCGGGGATGGACGAAGTCAAGATCCGCTCCGCCCTGACCTGCGAGAGCAAGCGGGGAGTATGCGCGCTCTGTTACGGACGGGACCTGGCACGCGGGAAGATGGTGACCATCGGGGAGGCGATCGGCATCATCGCGGCGCAATCGATCGGGGAGCCCGGGACCCAGCTCACGATGCGGACGTTCCACATCGGCGGCACGGCCTCCCGGTTCGTCGAACAGAGCTACACCCAGGCGAAAAACCCGGGAAAGATCAAGTTCCAGGGCCTGACCGTGATGAAAAACCGGGATGGGAAGAACGTCGCCATGAACCGGAACGGCTTCCTGATCGTTCTGGACGAGAACAACCGGGAGCGGGAGAAGTATCCCATCACCTACGGGGCTTCCCTGCTGGTGAAGAGCGGGGAGAAGGTGAAGGAGGGGCAGCGGCTCGCCGAGTGGGATCCCTACAACATCCCGATTCTCACGGAAGTTACGGGAATCATCAAGTTCGGGGACATCATCGAGGGGATCACGATGCGCGAGCAGCTCGACGAGGTCACCGGACGGTCCACGCGGGTGATCATCGAGTCGAGGGACCCGGACGCCCGTCCGCGGATTTCGATCAAGGACGAAAAGAACCGTACGCTCAAGCTTCCCGGCTCCTCGAGCGATGCCCGGTACCTCCTGCCCATCGGGTCGAACATTTTCGTCGAGGAAGGGCAGAATCTGGTGGCCGGCGACATCATCGCGAAGATCCCGCGGGAGACCACGAAAACGAAAGACATCACCGGCGGTCTGCCCCGCGTGGCGGAGCTCTTCGAGGCGAGGAAGCCCAAGGAGTTCGCCGTCATCTCCGAAATCGACGGGGTGGTGCGGCTCGGCAAGGACTTCAAGGGGAAGCGGAAGATCCAGGTCGTGCCGGACATCGGGGAGGCCCGGGAATACACCATCCCCCGCGGGAAGCACATCACCGTGCACGACGGAGAGAGGATCCGGGCCGGGGAGTCCCTCATGGACGGGTCTCCCAATCCGCACGACATCCTGCGGGTACAGGGAGACAAGGAGCTCGCCCGCTTTCTCGTGGACGAGATCCAGGAAGTCTACCGGCTCCAGGGCGTCCGGATCAACGACAAGCACATCGAGGTCATCGTCCGGCAGATGCTTCGCAGGGTGAAGATCTCCGATCCGGGGGACACGAACTTCCTCGTGGGGCAGAGCGTGGAGAAGTGGGTGTTCAAGGAGGAGAACGAGCGGAATAAGGGGAAAGGGGGGACTCCGGCCAAGGCTGATCCCCAGCTCCTGGGGATCACCAAGGCTTCCCTCTCCACGGAGTCCTGGATCTCCGCGGCCTCCTTCCAGGAGACCACGAAGATTCTCACGGACGCGGCCGTTCACGGCCGGGTCGACTCCCTGTCGGGATTGAAGGAAAACGTCATCATGGGGCGGCTTATCCCGGCCGGTACGGGGGGGCTGCTCTACCGCATGTTGGACATGGAGGCGGATCCGTCGCTTCCCTCCGAGATCAAGGAGGAGACCCCGGAGGAGGTGATGGAGGAAGAGGAAGAAACCGGTTGA